In Lates calcarifer isolate ASB-BC8 linkage group LG15, TLL_Latcal_v3, whole genome shotgun sequence, one genomic interval encodes:
- the lipeb gene encoding hormone-sensitive lipase isoform X2, which yields MDTKAVFAALYSVCEENATFFSGGAKGSQGDAARRLVDAMKLIQEHARSLEPVISGFAAVYHHFDFDPHIPANGYRSLVKVVRCCLLHIIHKGRYITANRRSIFFRVAHNAGEMEAYCNALCQLRALLYLAQRMLHDNSHGNLFFHDESGLSESFVREYSSMHKGCFYGRCLGFQFTPAIRPCLQTIAIGLVAFGENYRRHQSGIGVAASSFFTSGKYAIDPELRGAEFERITQNLDVHFWKTFWNITETEVLSSLASMTSTQVKVNRALSVPPVPFDLPLAANHRASVTIAPPSAHIGTAPVQMRLISYDLREGQDSETLLSLSRSEGGAISLSLGLKTKRLPSSPCLLVHFHGGGFVAQTSKSHEPYLKSWSQDLGVPILSVDYSLAPEAPFPRALEECFYAYCWALRNHHLLGWTGEKICLAGDSAGGNLCVTTSLRAAAFGVRMPDGIVAAYPATLLTAYASPSRLLTLMDPLLPLSVLSRCLSAYAGNEPQTEKQVEKVSTLSLVRRDTALLLRDFRQGASNWIHSLLDPNRASPSPSTAAETPPGATDAVRKSISEASISSPHADPPVPAEPSEFPTRKLSVKSQTCQDLGSHSSTSHSAPLLSERTPEDVNFFLSKDADPSISSDLSSVAIPPPAGEEGLELEHPREFPLGFEPLRSEQLAEMRVQSSPVVKDPFCSPLLAPDSMLKGLPPVHIVACALDPMLDDSVMFAKRLRSIDQPVTLCVVDDLPHGFLSLSQLSRETREAANVCVERIRAVFTQEDTPPEPRKHRKLERTDRGVPASSGEVAPLFAGPIEGRELAVGRGAKIADGEGLVAVAAQNNTDAGGIGA from the exons ATGGACACCAAGGCAGTGTTTGCGGCCCTCTACAGCGTGTGCGAAGAAAATGCCACTTTCTTCTCAGGGGGGGCTAAGGGGTCGCAGGGTGATGCGGCTCGGCGACTGGTGGATGCCATGAAGCTGATCCAGGAGCACGCTCGCAGTCTGGAGCCCGTCATCTCTGGCTTTGCTGCAGTTTACCATCATTTTGACTTTGACCCACACATACCTGCTAATGGCTATCGCTCGCTGGTCAAG GTGGTGCGTTGCTGCCTTCTCCACATCATCCACAAGGGGCGCTACATCACTGCCAACCGCCGCAGCATCTTTTTCCGAGTAGCGCACAATGCAGGGGAGATGGAGGCGTACTGCAATGCCCTGTGTCAGCTGCGTGCCCTGCTCTACCTGGCTCAACGTATGCTACATGACAACAGCCATGGCAACCTTTTTTTCCACGATGAAAGTGGCCTAAGCGAGAGCTTTGTCCGCGAATACTCCTCCATGCACAAGGGGTGCTTCTATGGCCGTTGCCTGGGGTTTCAG TTCACTCCAGCCATTCGGCCCTGTCTCCAGACCATCGCTATCGGCCTTGTGGCCTTTGGAGAAAACTACAGGCGCCATCAGTCAGGAATAG GTGTAGCAGCCAGCTCTTTCTTTACCTCAGGGAAGTACGCCATCGACCCAGAATTGAGAGGGGCAGAATTTGAACGTATCACCCAGAACCTGGATGTTCATTTCTGGAAGACCTTCTGGAACATTACTGAGACAGAGGTCCTGTCT AGTCTCGCCAGTATGACATCCACTCAAGTTAAGGTGAACCGGGCTCTTTCTGTGCCCCCTGTGCCCTTTGACCTTCCCCTGGCGGCCAACCACAGAGCATCTGTCACTATAGCTCCACCATCAGCGCACATTGGCACTGCTCCGGTTCAGATGAGGCTCATCTCTTATGACTTACGTGAAGGACAG GACAGTGAaactctgctgtctctctcccgATCTGAGGGGGGTGCCATCTCTCTGTCATTGGGGTTGAAGACCAAGCGtctcccctcttctccctgCTTGCTGGTCCATTTCCATGGGGGAGGCTTTGTGGCTCAGACCTCCAAGTCCCATGAG CCCTATCTGAAGAGTTGGTCCCAGGACCTCGGTGTTCCCATATTGTCAGTGGACTACTCTCTGGCTCCTGAGGCACCCTTCCCAAGGGCCCTGGAGGAGTGTTTCTATGCCTACTGCTGGGCTCTGAGAAACCACCACCTACTAG GATGGACTGGAGAGAAAATATGTCTAGCTGGAGACAGTGCGGGAGGCAATTTGTGTGTGACGACATCATTGCGTGCTGCTGCCTTTGGTGTGCGAATGCCAGATGGCATTGTGGCAGCCTACCCGGCTACCCTGCTGACTGCCTACGCATCGCCCTCCCGTCTGCTAACACTTATGGATCCCCTGCTGCCACTCAGTGTGCTCTCCAGGTGTCTCAGCGCCTACGCAG GCAATGAGCCGCAGACTGAGAAGCAGGTAGAGAAAGTTAGCACACTGAGCCTGGTGAGGAGAGACACAGCGCTGCTGCTGCGAGATTTCCGACAGGGAGCCTCCAACTGGATCCACTCTCTGCTGGATCCCAACAGAgcctccccctcccccagcACAGCTGCAGAAACGCCACCAGGAGCTACTG ACGCAGTGAGGAAGAGCATTTCAGAGGCATCCATCTCTTCCCCTCACGCTGACCCCCCTGTACCCGCAGAGCCCTCAGAGTTCCCCACCAGGAAATTATCTGTTAAGAGTCAGACTTGCCAGGACTTGGGATCCCACAGTTCCACTTCGCACAGTGCACCGTTGCTCTCTGAGCGCACA CCAGAAGATGTGAATTTCTTCCTATCCAAGGATGCGGATCCTTCCATTTCTAGCGACCTGTCTTCAGTGGCCATACCACCCCCTGCTGGAGAGGAGGGATTGGAGCTGGAACACCCCAGGGAGTTCCCCCTGGGGTTTGAGCCACTGCGCTCAGAGCAGCTAGCTGAGATGAGGGTGCAGAGCTCTCCGGTGGTCAAGGACCCTTTCTGCTCACCTCTGCTGGCCCCTGATAGCATGCTGAAAGGCCTGCCACCTGTACATATAGTG GCTTGTGCGTTAGACCCCATGCTGGATGACTCTGTGATGTTTGCCAAGCGTTTGAGGAGCATAGACCAGcctgtcactctgtgtgtggtggACGACCTCCCCCATGGCTTCCTCAGCCTATCACAGCTCTCCAGGGAGACGAGGGAAGCTGCCAATGTGTGCGTGGAGAGAATTCGCGCCGTCTTCACTCAGGAGGACACGCCCCCGGAGCCACGCAAGCACCGAAAGCTGGAAAGGACCGATAGGGGCGTGCCGGCCTCTTCTGGGGAGGTCGCTCCTCTTTTTGCTGGCCCCATTGAGGGAAGGGAGTTAGCTGTCGGGAGAGGGGCTAAAATTGCTGATGGGGAGGGCTTAGTTGCTGTGGCAGCCCAGAATAACACTGACGCTGGTGGTATTGGGGCTTAA
- the lipeb gene encoding hormone-sensitive lipase isoform X1, with amino-acid sequence MASNKKSGGNSRLEKGVNGRRSSKHKEGPVVMDTKAVFAALYSVCEENATFFSGGAKGSQGDAARRLVDAMKLIQEHARSLEPVISGFAAVYHHFDFDPHIPANGYRSLVKVVRCCLLHIIHKGRYITANRRSIFFRVAHNAGEMEAYCNALCQLRALLYLAQRMLHDNSHGNLFFHDESGLSESFVREYSSMHKGCFYGRCLGFQFTPAIRPCLQTIAIGLVAFGENYRRHQSGIGVAASSFFTSGKYAIDPELRGAEFERITQNLDVHFWKTFWNITETEVLSSLASMTSTQVKVNRALSVPPVPFDLPLAANHRASVTIAPPSAHIGTAPVQMRLISYDLREGQDSETLLSLSRSEGGAISLSLGLKTKRLPSSPCLLVHFHGGGFVAQTSKSHEPYLKSWSQDLGVPILSVDYSLAPEAPFPRALEECFYAYCWALRNHHLLGWTGEKICLAGDSAGGNLCVTTSLRAAAFGVRMPDGIVAAYPATLLTAYASPSRLLTLMDPLLPLSVLSRCLSAYAGNEPQTEKQVEKVSTLSLVRRDTALLLRDFRQGASNWIHSLLDPNRASPSPSTAAETPPGATDAVRKSISEASISSPHADPPVPAEPSEFPTRKLSVKSQTCQDLGSHSSTSHSAPLLSERTPEDVNFFLSKDADPSISSDLSSVAIPPPAGEEGLELEHPREFPLGFEPLRSEQLAEMRVQSSPVVKDPFCSPLLAPDSMLKGLPPVHIVACALDPMLDDSVMFAKRLRSIDQPVTLCVVDDLPHGFLSLSQLSRETREAANVCVERIRAVFTQEDTPPEPRKHRKLERTDRGVPASSGEVAPLFAGPIEGRELAVGRGAKIADGEGLVAVAAQNNTDAGGIGA; translated from the exons ATGGCGTCGAACAAGAAGAGTGGTGGAAATAGCAGATTGGAGAAAGGTGTGAATGGAAGACGCTCGTCCAAACACAAAGAGGGTCCAGTGG TGATGGACACCAAGGCAGTGTTTGCGGCCCTCTACAGCGTGTGCGAAGAAAATGCCACTTTCTTCTCAGGGGGGGCTAAGGGGTCGCAGGGTGATGCGGCTCGGCGACTGGTGGATGCCATGAAGCTGATCCAGGAGCACGCTCGCAGTCTGGAGCCCGTCATCTCTGGCTTTGCTGCAGTTTACCATCATTTTGACTTTGACCCACACATACCTGCTAATGGCTATCGCTCGCTGGTCAAG GTGGTGCGTTGCTGCCTTCTCCACATCATCCACAAGGGGCGCTACATCACTGCCAACCGCCGCAGCATCTTTTTCCGAGTAGCGCACAATGCAGGGGAGATGGAGGCGTACTGCAATGCCCTGTGTCAGCTGCGTGCCCTGCTCTACCTGGCTCAACGTATGCTACATGACAACAGCCATGGCAACCTTTTTTTCCACGATGAAAGTGGCCTAAGCGAGAGCTTTGTCCGCGAATACTCCTCCATGCACAAGGGGTGCTTCTATGGCCGTTGCCTGGGGTTTCAG TTCACTCCAGCCATTCGGCCCTGTCTCCAGACCATCGCTATCGGCCTTGTGGCCTTTGGAGAAAACTACAGGCGCCATCAGTCAGGAATAG GTGTAGCAGCCAGCTCTTTCTTTACCTCAGGGAAGTACGCCATCGACCCAGAATTGAGAGGGGCAGAATTTGAACGTATCACCCAGAACCTGGATGTTCATTTCTGGAAGACCTTCTGGAACATTACTGAGACAGAGGTCCTGTCT AGTCTCGCCAGTATGACATCCACTCAAGTTAAGGTGAACCGGGCTCTTTCTGTGCCCCCTGTGCCCTTTGACCTTCCCCTGGCGGCCAACCACAGAGCATCTGTCACTATAGCTCCACCATCAGCGCACATTGGCACTGCTCCGGTTCAGATGAGGCTCATCTCTTATGACTTACGTGAAGGACAG GACAGTGAaactctgctgtctctctcccgATCTGAGGGGGGTGCCATCTCTCTGTCATTGGGGTTGAAGACCAAGCGtctcccctcttctccctgCTTGCTGGTCCATTTCCATGGGGGAGGCTTTGTGGCTCAGACCTCCAAGTCCCATGAG CCCTATCTGAAGAGTTGGTCCCAGGACCTCGGTGTTCCCATATTGTCAGTGGACTACTCTCTGGCTCCTGAGGCACCCTTCCCAAGGGCCCTGGAGGAGTGTTTCTATGCCTACTGCTGGGCTCTGAGAAACCACCACCTACTAG GATGGACTGGAGAGAAAATATGTCTAGCTGGAGACAGTGCGGGAGGCAATTTGTGTGTGACGACATCATTGCGTGCTGCTGCCTTTGGTGTGCGAATGCCAGATGGCATTGTGGCAGCCTACCCGGCTACCCTGCTGACTGCCTACGCATCGCCCTCCCGTCTGCTAACACTTATGGATCCCCTGCTGCCACTCAGTGTGCTCTCCAGGTGTCTCAGCGCCTACGCAG GCAATGAGCCGCAGACTGAGAAGCAGGTAGAGAAAGTTAGCACACTGAGCCTGGTGAGGAGAGACACAGCGCTGCTGCTGCGAGATTTCCGACAGGGAGCCTCCAACTGGATCCACTCTCTGCTGGATCCCAACAGAgcctccccctcccccagcACAGCTGCAGAAACGCCACCAGGAGCTACTG ACGCAGTGAGGAAGAGCATTTCAGAGGCATCCATCTCTTCCCCTCACGCTGACCCCCCTGTACCCGCAGAGCCCTCAGAGTTCCCCACCAGGAAATTATCTGTTAAGAGTCAGACTTGCCAGGACTTGGGATCCCACAGTTCCACTTCGCACAGTGCACCGTTGCTCTCTGAGCGCACA CCAGAAGATGTGAATTTCTTCCTATCCAAGGATGCGGATCCTTCCATTTCTAGCGACCTGTCTTCAGTGGCCATACCACCCCCTGCTGGAGAGGAGGGATTGGAGCTGGAACACCCCAGGGAGTTCCCCCTGGGGTTTGAGCCACTGCGCTCAGAGCAGCTAGCTGAGATGAGGGTGCAGAGCTCTCCGGTGGTCAAGGACCCTTTCTGCTCACCTCTGCTGGCCCCTGATAGCATGCTGAAAGGCCTGCCACCTGTACATATAGTG GCTTGTGCGTTAGACCCCATGCTGGATGACTCTGTGATGTTTGCCAAGCGTTTGAGGAGCATAGACCAGcctgtcactctgtgtgtggtggACGACCTCCCCCATGGCTTCCTCAGCCTATCACAGCTCTCCAGGGAGACGAGGGAAGCTGCCAATGTGTGCGTGGAGAGAATTCGCGCCGTCTTCACTCAGGAGGACACGCCCCCGGAGCCACGCAAGCACCGAAAGCTGGAAAGGACCGATAGGGGCGTGCCGGCCTCTTCTGGGGAGGTCGCTCCTCTTTTTGCTGGCCCCATTGAGGGAAGGGAGTTAGCTGTCGGGAGAGGGGCTAAAATTGCTGATGGGGAGGGCTTAGTTGCTGTGGCAGCCCAGAATAACACTGACGCTGGTGGTATTGGGGCTTAA
- the cd79a gene encoding B-cell antigen receptor complex-associated protein alpha chain yields the protein MVIATIFVFCSFVVGITPVTLMADVPFVSVPLSQEAILNCCYITKDKPGTPAWVFQHSNRNMIPIPVNASDLVIIHKIQKFDESCGVLTLKAVQLNDSGLYQCSLTTTGNSILSHGTYLQVYKPLEKTLNFSESTKNGILTAEGILLLLCVVLPSATLLCKSKKVHEIEKKKMKKEEENIYQGLNLDDCCTTYDQIERSQALGPYQDVCNIMEEEEEIQLEKP from the exons ATGGTGATTGCTACaatctttgttttctgcagctTTGTGG TGGGTATTACTCCGGTGACTTTAATGGCGGACGTGCCCTTTGTAAGTGTGCCGCTCTCTCAGGAAGCTATTCTGAACTGCTGCTACATCACCAAAGATAAGCCAGGGACGCCTGCATGGGTCTTTCAACATAGCAACCGCAACATGATTCCAATCCCTGTGAATGCCTCAGACCTTGTGATTATACACAAAATTCAAAAATTCGATGAATCGTGTGGCGTACTAACCCTCAAGGCAGTCCAGCTGAATGATTCTGGGCTGTACCAGTGTTCGCTGACCACTACTGGCAACAGCATCCTCTCTCATGGCACCTACCTGCAGGTCtaca AGCCACTGGAGAAGACACTTAACTTCAGTGAAAGCACCAAAAATGGCATCCTGACAGCTGAGGGAATCttgctgttactgtgtgtgGTACTGCCTTCTGCCACCCTTCTCTGCAAG TCAAAGAAAGTACATGaaatagagaaaaagaaaatgaagaaggaagaggaaaacataTATCAG GGACTAAATCTGGACGACTGTTGCACCACATATGATCAGATCGAGCGGTCCCAGGCACTGGGCCCGTACCAGGATGTCTGTAACAttatggaggaggaagaagagatcCAGCTGGAGAAACCTtga